One stretch of Glycine soja cultivar W05 chromosome 7, ASM419377v2, whole genome shotgun sequence DNA includes these proteins:
- the LOC114419381 gene encoding armadillo repeat-containing protein 6 isoform X1, producing MGPAAKTTTMRSISQEAFEELVNENIDDLGMDPTEALQDAIQTLTLQGVDLSGIVTCVPGETNPVIECLDRLRHLETEPDQNLIAQAFNTLHELCANPNSDSNSNVAIATKNGAVELACSLCSKISLAAGSHVVPLVSALNALSSLLHDVQSTGAFHRCDGPRIVMAFLVDNKGNVELLSSGFRVVASAATGDEIVKEAFMELKVDELILEIMSLHRHKGIQSLYDAVCALLMPDDDRVVASQVYGYARKFAKIGIAEALVDSLSAGVSSHDLISACITLRAVAVNDEICKSIAEKGGIDALLRCIDDSGEQGDKAVAKVCCSLLSKLAGSDANKSAIVGKGGMDKLIKLSARFADDPSVLQEIMSIISVLSLRSPDNAARAIEAGAGDLAIQAMEKFPAAHQMQRNSCLMIRNLVVRNPENRTILLNNGIEKYIRKAKQTHTNCKDAATDALRDLGLDNYNL from the exons ATGGGTCCAGCGGCAAAGACGACGACGATGCGTTCGATCTCTCAAGAAGCGTTCGAAGAACTGGTGAATGAGAACATCGACGACCTCGGCATGGACCCCACCGAGGCCCTCCAAGACGCAATCCAAACCCTCACTCTCCAAGGCGTCGATCTCTCAG GCATCGTCACGTGCGTCCCCGGAGAAACCAACCCCGTCATCGAGTGCTTGGACCGCTTAAGACACCTTGAAACCGAACCGGACCAAAACCTAATCGCGCAAGCGTTTAACACCCTCCACGAGTTGTGCGCAAATCCAAATTctgattcaaattcaaatgtggcTATTGCAACCAAAAACGGCGCCGTTGAGCTAGCTTGTTCGCTCTGTTCCAAAATTTCTCTTGCCGCCGGATCTCACGTTGTTCCCCTTGTCTCCGCATTAAACGCGTTGTCGTCGTTGCTTCACG ATGTTCAGAGCACGGGGGCTTTTCATCGCTGCGACGGGCCGAGGATTGTGATGGCTTTTCTGGTTGATAATAAGGGAAATGTGGAGCTTTTGAGCAGTGGATTTCGAGTTGTGGCTTCGGCGGCCACCGGAGATGAGATTGTGAAGGAGGCATTTATGGAGTTGAAGGTTGACGAGCTGATTTTGGAGATCATGTCGTTGCATAGGCACAAGGGGATCCAGAGTTTGTATGACGCTGTTTGCGCGCTTTTGATGCCCGACGACGATCGAGTTGTGGCTTCTCAG GTGTATGGTTATGCACGGAAATTTGCAAAGATTGGAATTGCAGAAGCCCTTGTGGATTCTCTGAGTGCAGGGGTTAGCTCACATGACCTGATTTCAGCATGCATCACTTTGAGGGCCGTTGCTGTAAAT GATGAAATATGTAAATCCATTGCTGAGAAAGGTGGTATTGATGCATTACTCAGATGTATAGATGACAGTGGTGAACAAGGCGACAAAGCTGTGGCCAAAGTTTGTTGCTCATTACTTTCAAAG TTAGCAGGAAGTGACGCAAACAAGAGTGCAATTGTTGGGAAAGGAGGTATGGATAAGCTAATCAAACTTTCAGCCAGATTTGCTGATGACCCTTCTGTTTTGCAAGAG ATTATGTCTATTATTTCGGTGCTTTCTTTAAGATCCCCAGACAATGCAGCCCGTGCCATTGAAGCTGGTGCTGGTGACCTTGCTATTCAAGCCATGGAGAAATTTCCTGCGGCACACCAAATGCAGAGAAACTCCTGTCTTATGATCAGAAATCTTGTAGTGAGAAATCCAGAGAACAG AACTATTCTGCTTAATAATGGAATTGAGAAATACATAAGGAAAGCAAAGCAAACACATACCAACTGTAAGGATGCTGCTACAGATGCGTTGAGGGATCTGGGGCTTGATAATTACAACTTGTAG
- the LOC114419381 gene encoding armadillo repeat-containing protein 6 isoform X2, with amino-acid sequence MGPAAKTTTMRSISQEAFEELVNENIDDLGMDPTEALQDAIQTLTLQGVDLSGIVTCVPGETNPVIECLDRLRHLETEPDQNLIAQAFNTLHELCANPNSDSNSNVAIATKNGAVELACSLCSKISLAAGSHVVPLVSALNALSSLLHDVQSTGAFHRCDGPRIVMAFLVDNKGNVELLSSGFRVVASAATGDEIVKEAFMELKVDELILEIMSLHRHKGIQSLYDAVCALLMPDDDRVVASQVYGYARKFAKIGIAEALVDSLSAGVSSHDLISACITLRAVAVNDEICKSIAEKGGIDALLRCIDDSGEQGDKAVAKVCCSLLSKLAGSDANKSAIVGKGGMDKLIKLSARFADDPSVLQEDCNFIVVIQRMGI; translated from the exons ATGGGTCCAGCGGCAAAGACGACGACGATGCGTTCGATCTCTCAAGAAGCGTTCGAAGAACTGGTGAATGAGAACATCGACGACCTCGGCATGGACCCCACCGAGGCCCTCCAAGACGCAATCCAAACCCTCACTCTCCAAGGCGTCGATCTCTCAG GCATCGTCACGTGCGTCCCCGGAGAAACCAACCCCGTCATCGAGTGCTTGGACCGCTTAAGACACCTTGAAACCGAACCGGACCAAAACCTAATCGCGCAAGCGTTTAACACCCTCCACGAGTTGTGCGCAAATCCAAATTctgattcaaattcaaatgtggcTATTGCAACCAAAAACGGCGCCGTTGAGCTAGCTTGTTCGCTCTGTTCCAAAATTTCTCTTGCCGCCGGATCTCACGTTGTTCCCCTTGTCTCCGCATTAAACGCGTTGTCGTCGTTGCTTCACG ATGTTCAGAGCACGGGGGCTTTTCATCGCTGCGACGGGCCGAGGATTGTGATGGCTTTTCTGGTTGATAATAAGGGAAATGTGGAGCTTTTGAGCAGTGGATTTCGAGTTGTGGCTTCGGCGGCCACCGGAGATGAGATTGTGAAGGAGGCATTTATGGAGTTGAAGGTTGACGAGCTGATTTTGGAGATCATGTCGTTGCATAGGCACAAGGGGATCCAGAGTTTGTATGACGCTGTTTGCGCGCTTTTGATGCCCGACGACGATCGAGTTGTGGCTTCTCAG GTGTATGGTTATGCACGGAAATTTGCAAAGATTGGAATTGCAGAAGCCCTTGTGGATTCTCTGAGTGCAGGGGTTAGCTCACATGACCTGATTTCAGCATGCATCACTTTGAGGGCCGTTGCTGTAAAT GATGAAATATGTAAATCCATTGCTGAGAAAGGTGGTATTGATGCATTACTCAGATGTATAGATGACAGTGGTGAACAAGGCGACAAAGCTGTGGCCAAAGTTTGTTGCTCATTACTTTCAAAG TTAGCAGGAAGTGACGCAAACAAGAGTGCAATTGTTGGGAAAGGAGGTATGGATAAGCTAATCAAACTTTCAGCCAGATTTGCTGATGACCCTTCTGTTTTGCAAGAG GATTGCAATTTTATTGTGGTGATCCAAAGAATGGGCATTTGA
- the LOC114419382 gene encoding myb family transcription factor EFM-like → MGLVIPEEELSLDLRPSFVPKTITDFLCHLSTTPNASVKVSLLDDFVHRLQLELAKIQAFKRELPLCMFLLNDAISALKVESEKCMACKSEPVLEEFIPLKKECDQREESEKEKECRDKKSWMSSFQLWNTDDKADINNNAYECDKKQNYGVEDKNNREERKSVAKDLFQYGGIRNGEKGFVMPFSTYPASKEVKEDCVFNGLSLQTPGTAVKNTREGSGCRTSSCRVVSSAPSPLRQPQSGRKQRRCWSPELHSRFVKALEELGGSQATTPKQIRELMRVDGLTNDEVKSHLQKYRLHTQRVPVAKAANSNRSAVALGGLWMHNESLKGRSSGSPQGPLQLATQSGEATSRTEGDNMIDDDVKSDL, encoded by the exons ATGGGTTTGGTTATTCCTGAAGAAGAACTAAGCTTAGATTTGAGACCCTCTTTTGTTCCAAAAACCATCACTGATTTTCTCTGCCACCTTTCCACCACCCCAAATGCATCCGTCAAGGTGTCCTTGCTCGATGACTTTGTCCACAGATTGCAACTCGAATTGGCCAAGATCCAAGCATTCAAACGCGAACTTCCTCTCTGCATGTTCCTCTTAAATGATG CAATTTCAGCGTTGAAGGTGGAATCAGAAAAATGCATGGCTTGCAAGTCTGAGCCAGTGTTGGAGGAGTTCATTCCTCTGAAGAAAGAGTGTGATCAGAGGGAGGAAAGTGAGAAGGAGAAGGAATGCAGGGACAAGAAGAGTTGGATGAGTTCTTTTCAGCTTTGGAACACTGATGATAAAGCTGATATTAACAACAATGCATATGAATgtgacaaaaaacaaaactacGGAGTTGAAGACAAG AAtaatagagaagaaagaaaatctgTGGCCAAGGACTTGTTCCAATATGGTGGAATTAGAAATGGAGAGAAGGGGTTTGTTATGCCTTTTTCCACTTACCCTGCATCAAAGGAAGTAAAGGAAGATTGTGTTTTCAATGGACTTTCTCTTCAGACACCTGGAACTGCAGTGAAGAACACAAGGGAGGGATCTGGTTGCAGAACCAGCTCTTGCAGGGTGGTTTCCTCGGCTCCTTCACCGCTGCGTCAGCCACAAAGTGGCCGGAAACAAAGGCGGTGCTGGTCGCCGGAGTTGCATAGCCGGTTTGTTAAGGCTTTAGAGGAGCTTGGAGGTTCTCAAG CAACTACTCCAAAGCAAATTAGGGAACTCATGAGGGTAGATGGCCTGACCAATGATGAAGTAAAGAGTCATTTACAA AAATATCGACTTCATACACAGCGAGTTCCAGTTGCTAAAGCTGCAAATTCTAATCGCTCTGCCGTAGCTCTTGGAGGCTTGTGGATGCACAATGAATCCTTAAAGGGTAGAAGTTCTGGTTCTCCTCAAGGCCCTCTCCAATTAGCTACACAATCGGGGGAAGCGACATCCCGAACTGAAGGTGACAACATGATAGATGATGATGTAAAATCAGACTTATAA